Proteins encoded in a region of the Niveispirillum cyanobacteriorum genome:
- a CDS encoding ParA family protein, translating to MDGAALRAAREARGDTQQAFADWLNARLGRRYDKGRVSRWEGGTEKIPQAVADIVVAPARRQRDRATIIAISNQKGGVGKTSAAVNIAAALAALGQRVLLVDADPQASATVHLGISQAEASDAGRTTYHVMLKDQPVSGAVMPVCDGRFHLLPSTILLSAAETELMAEPMGTLVLREKLSSVSRSYDYILLDCPPHLGMMTLNALAAATGVLIPVQTEMLAMMGVPLLLDTIAKVRRRGNPDLSIIGILPTMFTSRHTQDRATLADLTERFGGSLRIFTPVPRSTIFPQSVAAAQPTVDVASDPAIVAPFREVASSLLEADQTEEARVA from the coding sequence ATGGATGGGGCGGCGTTGAGGGCTGCGCGCGAGGCGCGGGGGGATACGCAGCAGGCCTTTGCCGACTGGCTGAATGCCCGCCTGGGCCGCCGGTACGATAAGGGCCGCGTTTCGCGCTGGGAAGGCGGGACGGAGAAGATCCCGCAGGCCGTGGCCGATATCGTAGTGGCCCCGGCCCGGCGGCAGCGTGACCGCGCCACCATTATCGCCATTTCCAACCAGAAGGGCGGGGTGGGTAAGACCAGTGCCGCCGTGAATATCGCCGCGGCCCTGGCGGCCTTGGGTCAGCGCGTGCTGCTGGTTGATGCCGACCCGCAGGCCAGCGCGACCGTCCATCTGGGTATCAGCCAAGCCGAGGCATCCGACGCCGGGCGCACCACCTATCACGTCATGCTGAAGGATCAGCCCGTATCCGGTGCGGTGATGCCGGTATGTGACGGGCGCTTCCATCTTCTGCCCTCCACCATCCTGCTGTCGGCGGCGGAGACGGAGTTGATGGCCGAACCGATGGGCACGCTGGTCCTGCGGGAGAAGCTGTCCAGCGTGTCGCGCTCCTACGACTATATCCTGCTGGATTGCCCGCCGCATCTGGGCATGATGACGTTGAACGCGCTGGCGGCCGCGACGGGCGTGCTGATTCCCGTGCAGACGGAAATGCTGGCCATGATGGGCGTGCCGCTGCTGCTGGACACCATCGCCAAGGTGCGGCGGCGGGGTAATCCCGACCTGTCGATCATTGGCATCCTGCCCACCATGTTCACGTCGCGCCATACGCAGGACCGCGCCACCCTGGCCGACCTGACGGAACGGTTTGGCGGCAGCCTTCGCATCTTCACACCGGTGCCGCGCTCCACCATTTTCCCGCAATCGGTGGCCGCCGCACAGCCGACCGTGGATGTGGCATCCGACCCCGCCATTGTCGCCCCCTTCCGGGAGGTGGCCAGTTCCCTGCTTGAAGCCGACCAGACGGAGGAAGCCCGTGTCGCGTAA
- a CDS encoding alpha/beta fold hydrolase: protein MVRLRRGYADGPCGQIHYWDGGKGKPLVLVHQAIMSANEYDHVFQPFLDRGIRPIALDLPGFGLSDPPVSPPSIADYAAAIPPLLDALGIRRAAIGGHHTGALVSNEAANLYPDLISACILGGPLLISDTVRQALITDIVEREKAFTALPEAAHMVEVAKIRERYAAGSVSLDRITDYVVQAMQAYAMGTYWYGHAAAFAYRQESPLMALRQPTLILTNTGDMIYQAALDAHRMRPDFAFHAIDGGGIDILDQSPVEWANAAADFLHGVDY from the coding sequence ATGGTGCGGCTGCGGCGTGGTTATGCGGACGGTCCCTGTGGCCAGATCCACTATTGGGATGGCGGCAAGGGCAAGCCGCTGGTCCTTGTGCATCAGGCCATTATGTCGGCCAACGAATATGACCATGTTTTCCAGCCCTTTTTGGACCGGGGCATACGGCCCATCGCGTTGGATCTGCCCGGCTTCGGCCTCTCCGACCCGCCGGTATCACCGCCCAGCATCGCCGACTATGCCGCCGCCATCCCGCCATTGCTGGACGCCTTGGGTATTCGGCGCGCTGCCATCGGCGGCCACCATACCGGCGCACTGGTTAGCAATGAGGCCGCGAACCTTTATCCTGACCTGATCAGCGCCTGCATCCTGGGAGGCCCGCTGCTGATTTCCGACACTGTGCGTCAGGCCCTGATCACCGATATAGTGGAGCGGGAAAAGGCCTTCACGGCCCTGCCAGAGGCCGCCCACATGGTGGAGGTGGCGAAGATCCGCGAGCGCTATGCCGCCGGCAGTGTCAGCCTGGACCGCATCACCGACTATGTGGTGCAGGCCATGCAGGCCTATGCCATGGGCACCTACTGGTACGGCCACGCCGCCGCCTTCGCGTATCGCCAGGAAAGCCCGCTGATGGCCCTGCGCCAGCCGACCCTGATCCTGACGAATACAGGCGACATGATCTATCAGGCAGCGCTGGACGCCCACCGCATGCGCCCCGACTTCGCCTTCCACGCCATTGACGGCGGCGGCATCGACATCCTGGACCAGAGCCCGGTGGAATGGGCCAACGCGGCAGCGGACTTCCTGCACGGGGTGGATTATTGA
- a CDS encoding alkylphosphonate utilization protein encodes MDVKDCNGNILAEGDSVTLIKDLKVKGANVTLKRGTVVKSIHLTDDPEEIEGKVEKVKGLVLKTCFVKKA; translated from the coding sequence ATGGACGTGAAGGACTGCAACGGCAATATCCTGGCCGAGGGTGACAGCGTCACCCTGATCAAGGACCTGAAGGTCAAGGGTGCCAATGTCACGCTGAAGCGCGGCACCGTCGTCAAGAGCATCCACCTGACCGATGATCCCGAAGAGATCGAGGGCAAGGTGGAAAAGGTGAAGGGCCTAGTCCTGAAGACCTGCTTCGTCAAGAAAGCCTGA